The sequence below is a genomic window from Candidatus Thiodiazotropha endoloripes.
AATTGCCATAATACGCCTACCTTAAATATTTAAGTACTAAAACTGTCTTACAAGAGAATGGTTACCGGACTCCGGGGAGTCCGGCCACTTTGCCGAAGTGTCAGGCCTGATCAGGCGCTACCTCGACAAACTCCTCGTTACTATTTGCTGCCACACTGTTGGCGGCACTGGCGCGACCTTCCAGGATCGCTGCCGAAGCACCCTGTACATAGAGCTGAATCGCGCGAATCGCATCATCGTTACCCGGAATCACGTAATCGATATCATCCGGGTCGTTGTTGGTATCCACCACGCCGATCACCGGAATACCCAGTTTGCGGGCTTCAGCCACAGCATTCTTCTCGTGGCCAACATCGATGATATAGAGGGCGTCGGGCAGACCGTTCATGTTCTTGATACCGCCAAGGCTGCGCTCCAGCTTCTCCAGCTCTCGGCTCAATCCGAGCGCCTCTTTCTTGTTGAAACGGTGCTCAACACTACCGTCTTCGAACATCGCCTCAAGCTCTTTGAGTCGCTTGATGGACTGTTTGATGGTCTTGAAATTGGTCAGCATACCGCCCAACCAGCGATGGTTGACGAAAGGCATACCGCAACGCTCCGCCTCTTCGCGTACCACGGACTGTGCTGCACGCTTGGTGCCGACAAACAGAACCTTGCCGCCGTTGGCAGAGAGGGAACCGATGAAATTCATCGCATCCTTGAAAAGAGGCATCGTCCTTTCCAGATTGACGATGTGGATCTTATTGCGATGTCCAAAGATGTAAGAACCCATTTTCGGGTTCCAGTAACGGGTCTGATGACCAAAATGTACGCCTGCCTCAAGCATCTGGCGCATTGATACTTCACTCATGAGTGACTCCTGATATGTATCGGGTTAAACCTCCACATATCCCATAGTCCAACCTTATGATACTGATTAATAAGTAAAACTTAGTAATACTCAGTATCTTCCAAGGCACCCAGGACCATGTGACGATATGTGTGTGTTTTCTACCCGCGAGAATAACCCTAGGGCCTCCGCGGACTTTGGATGCTGAAGCGTTTGCGATTCAGCGGGGCGTTTTATACCATAACCGGCTTGTTGCGACAATCTTGCCGCACCCGCCATCCCCTTATAACCTGAATCCGAGGGTTCATGGCGAGTTCAGAGTGTAAACTATTGATTTCCCATTGGAATCAAAAAATCTTAGCTTCACCCATAGGTTAAGCGGGCATTTTTTGGACCGCAGGGGAAGCAATAGCTTGCGCTATGTGCCGTCATGAACCCTCGGATTCAGGTTTAACTTCCCGGACATTCAAGCGATTTCACATGGGCGTCACAATAAAAACAGCACAAGAAATAGAAAAGATGAGACAGGCCGGCAAGCTTGCGGCTGATGTACTGGAGATGATTGCCCCTCATGTACAGCCTGGCGTGACAACCCTGGAGCTGGACCGCATCTGCCACGACTACATCGTCGACCAGCAGCAGGCCATTCCGGCACCGCTGAACTACCGCGGCTTTCCCAAGTCGATCTGCACCTCGGTCAATCAGGTTGTCTGTCACGGGATTCCCAACGAGAAACGTCTTAAAAAGGGCGATATCGTGAATATCGATATCACCGTGATCAAGGATGGTTACCATGGCGACACCAGCAAGATGTTCACCGTCGGCCAACCCTCAATTCTTGCCAAGCGACTGATCGATGTCACCCAGGATGCCTTGTGGCTGG
It includes:
- the map gene encoding type I methionyl aminopeptidase gives rise to the protein MGVTIKTAQEIEKMRQAGKLAADVLEMIAPHVQPGVTTLELDRICHDYIVDQQQAIPAPLNYRGFPKSICTSVNQVVCHGIPNEKRLKKGDIVNIDITVIKDGYHGDTSKMFTVGQPSILAKRLIDVTQDALWLGINKVEPGCRLGDIGHAIQTFVENHHYSVVREYCGHGIGKDFHEDPQVLHYGQSGTGMVLQPGMCFTIEPMVNAGKQQVKLKQDGWTVITRDRSLSAQFEHTILVTEGGFEVLTLREEERESRC
- the rpsB gene encoding 30S ribosomal protein S2 produces the protein MRQMLEAGVHFGHQTRYWNPKMGSYIFGHRNKIHIVNLERTMPLFKDAMNFIGSLSANGGKVLFVGTKRAAQSVVREEAERCGMPFVNHRWLGGMLTNFKTIKQSIKRLKELEAMFEDGSVEHRFNKKEALGLSRELEKLERSLGGIKNMNGLPDALYIIDVGHEKNAVAEARKLGIPVIGVVDTNNDPDDIDYVIPGNDDAIRAIQLYVQGASAAILEGRASAANSVAANSNEEFVEVAPDQA